Proteins from one Leptonema illini DSM 21528 genomic window:
- a CDS encoding SDR family NAD(P)-dependent oxidoreductase gives MDKRIALITGANQGVGFQVARELANHGLTVLVGSRNHSRGEAAAKEIGSSAHAVQLDVTDRTSIAEAACKIDAQFGRLDVLVQNAGIFSTRRENLGLSLVDYAPLALPSTVSLDEVKAIWETNVFGVLAVYQEMLPLLRKSEAGSIVNVSSAMGSLNLNVDPDSPYHGMFGPGYSASKAAMNAITLSMMVELENTPIKVRLASPAFTRTALTGFTGFETVEDGAREVVRVALLGPDEPAGTFTQWPNQTIPW, from the coding sequence ATGGATAAACGTATTGCCCTGATCACCGGAGCAAATCAGGGGGTGGGATTTCAGGTTGCCCGGGAGCTGGCCAATCACGGGCTGACGGTGCTCGTCGGCTCACGGAATCATTCGCGCGGAGAAGCCGCCGCGAAAGAGATCGGATCATCTGCGCATGCCGTTCAGCTCGATGTAACGGATCGCACGTCGATTGCCGAGGCCGCTTGCAAGATCGACGCGCAGTTCGGACGGCTTGACGTCCTCGTGCAGAATGCGGGGATTTTCAGCACAAGAAGGGAGAACCTCGGGCTTTCTCTGGTTGATTATGCGCCGCTGGCTCTGCCGAGCACGGTATCTCTTGATGAGGTAAAAGCGATCTGGGAGACGAACGTATTCGGTGTTCTTGCCGTGTATCAGGAAATGCTTCCGTTGCTTCGGAAGTCAGAAGCTGGCAGCATCGTCAATGTTTCGAGTGCGATGGGATCGCTGAACTTGAATGTGGATCCTGATTCTCCCTATCACGGAATGTTCGGTCCGGGCTATTCTGCGTCAAAAGCGGCCATGAACGCAATCACGTTATCCATGATGGTCGAGCTTGAGAATACTCCGATCAAGGTAAGGCTTGCTTCTCCGGCTTTTACAAGGACTGCGCTGACCGGTTTTACGGGCTTTGAAACCGTAGAAGACGGGGCTCGCGAAGTCGTGCGAGTGGCCTTGCTCGGGCCCGATGAACCGGCCGGCACGTTCACGCAATGGCCGAACCAGACGATCCCCTGGTGA
- a CDS encoding Crp/Fnr family transcriptional regulator → MHEAYEQMRKSLLQWVEIPDDAWSMMRQIFHVKKIPRQGFLKQPGDTRTVTVFVCSGLLRYFSGQSDQMQVNKLFLTEGMFLSPASGCSISSGSDCGIQALEPTVALVADTDAYNALFEQHPIFDRLGRKLSTYWLEQNRTLTFQKLNATERYKQLIRQNSDLVQRVPQVHIASYLGITEVSLSRIRRQLAQQARNRRWA, encoded by the coding sequence ATGCATGAGGCGTATGAGCAGATGCGAAAGAGCCTGCTACAGTGGGTGGAGATTCCCGACGACGCATGGTCTATGATGCGGCAGATCTTTCATGTAAAGAAGATTCCACGTCAGGGATTCCTCAAGCAACCCGGCGATACACGCACGGTCACGGTCTTTGTTTGCTCGGGCCTGCTGCGTTATTTTTCAGGGCAGAGCGATCAGATGCAGGTGAATAAGCTTTTTCTAACGGAGGGCATGTTCTTGAGTCCTGCTTCGGGTTGCTCTATCAGCTCGGGGTCGGACTGTGGAATCCAGGCGTTGGAGCCCACAGTAGCCCTTGTCGCCGATACAGACGCATATAACGCCCTATTCGAGCAGCATCCAATCTTTGATCGTCTTGGCCGCAAACTCAGCACCTACTGGCTGGAGCAGAATCGGACTCTCACCTTTCAGAAGCTCAATGCAACGGAGCGCTACAAGCAGCTCATCCGACAGAACTCCGATCTGGTGCAGCGAGTGCCGCAGGTCCATATCGCATCGTATCTCGGTATTACAGAGGTCTCGCTTTCCAGAATCCGTCGCCAGTTAGCACAACAGGCCCGTAACAGAAGGTGGGCTTGA